Proteins from one Phocoena sinus isolate mPhoSin1 chromosome 8, mPhoSin1.pri, whole genome shotgun sequence genomic window:
- the LOC116758295 gene encoding basic salivary proline-rich protein 1-like, with the protein MSDGPSARWRMGNMVGSGFESLGTRSAHVRCPKAREDGCVCSSREGPGGHPKGQDAIRPPGLHTGSHRQRPPAQGLSRGTQDANCSPRAPPPGAPLAGLRTTTANTHEPRPASDNTLPRAHRPPHGPHSHLRRARLPRLGNREHSTRGRRQPRRPGGRHPHVGEAGSVPDREGGAEGWGRVRAGGDGEVAARTHGEGCGAGARGARPGTGRAEARPGHQGNKRGAPPPHTRVRSHDARDAGRPQPPWGLPTPRPRRRGPFRPPRLAPQGNAPERGDPHSTRTPPPAATRGEGRRDGLLAAAGLGRRDIRASTPPWARHRDHRTRTHTNTRGPAPDAGLAGPSPDSERGWGHPAVGKERCSAPPQGRRKPSREGEGLCPRGLAVATVTTARLRGAAAGGPVPQGPLSDS; encoded by the exons ATGTCAGATGGGCCGTCTGCAAGATGGAGAATGGGGAATATGGTTGGGTCTGGGTTTGAAAGCCTGGGAACCAGGAGTGCCCATGTCAGATGTCCCAAAGCAAGAGAAGACGGATGCGTCTGCTCAAGCAGAGA GGGACCCGGGGGCCATCCTAAGGGCCAGGACGCGATTCGGCCGCCAGGGCTCCACACGGGTTCTCACCGCCAGAGGCCTCCAGCGCAGGGGCTGTCCCGCGGCACCCAGGACGCAAACTGTTCTCCTCGGGCCCCCCCTCCAGGGGCCCCCCTCGCGGGACTCAGGACCACCACCGCCAACACCCACGAGCCGCGGCCGGCCAGCGACAACACTCTCCCGCGCGCACACCGGCCGCCCCACGGGCCCCACTCACACCTCCGCCGGGCCCGACTCCCCCGCCTCGGGAACCGTGAGCACTCCACCCGGGGACGCCGTCAGCCGAGGCGGCCGGGGGGGCGACACCCTCACGTGGGCGAGGCCGGCTCGGTCCCAGACAGGGAAGGGGGCGCggaggggtgggggcgggtgaGGGCCGGCGGCGACGGAGAGGTGGCGGCACGCACACACGGCGAGGGCTGCGGGGCAGGGGCGCGGGGCGCCCGCCCAGGGACAGGAAGGGCCGAGGCACGACCGGGCCACCAGGGAAACAAGCGCGGGGCCCCACCGCCACACACACGAGTGCGGTCCCACGACGCCCGGGACGCCGGCCGGCCCCAGCCACCCTGGGGTCTCCCCAcgccccggccccgccgccgGGGCCCGT TCCGACCCCCGAGGCTCGCGCCCCAGGGAAACGCTCCCGAGCGAGGCGACCCGCACAGTACCCGCACACCGCCACCGGCTGCGACTCGCGGAGAGGGTCGACGCGACGGGCTCCTCGCGGCTGCGGGACTGGGGAGGCGGGACATCCGGGCGTCCACGCCCCCTTGGGCCCGCCACCGGGATCAccgcacgcgcacgcacacgaATACCCGCGGCCCCGCGCCGGACGCAGGCCTGGCGGGACCCTCCCCCGACTCAGAGCGGGGCTGGGGGCATCCCGCGGTAGGCAAAGAGCGGTGCTCGGCCCCACCGCAGGGCCGGCGCAAGCCCTCCCGCGAAGGCGAGGGGCTCTGCCCACGTGGTCTGGCAGTCGCCACCGTGACCACTGCACGCTTGAGAGGGGCAGCGGCTGGGGGTCCGGTACCCCAAGGCCCCCTCTCGGACAGCTAG